The region AAAGTTTTTTCCTGCAGATTCATAGGCAGCGTGGGAGGTGTGCCCAGTGCTAGGAGATGTCACAGTTTTTCAGCTCCTGCCATTCTAGAATATTTTGTGGAACAAGAACAGGCTGGCAGAACTGGAAGGAAGAACATTTGCTTTGACTAGTCTAAAATTAGTAATTGTTAATGTGGGATGGATTTTTCCATTCGTGAGGGTTCTGAAGGGAAGGGTAATCTTCAGGGGGAGTCTCTCTTCAGAAGGCCTCCTTTTGAGGTCTGGGTAACTTTCATGACAGGACAGGTATGAGATAcaaggggaagagagaaaacagaacagtttcCACTTCCTCACCTGAAAGAAAAGGTCTGCCTCAAACCAGGAGGTGCTAGTGTTGACTGTTTGTTTTTAGTCCATCTGGTCCAGTTCCATGATGCACCCTGGACCCTCAGCCCTGGAGCAGCTGTTaatgcagcagaagcagaagcagcaacgTGGACAAGGCGCCATGAACCCGCCGCATTGAGAACAAGGTGGCAACCCTTGCAAACCAAGGCTCCATAAACCATGGCATGTTGGGTTTGCAGGACTGGCCCACACAGTCCTGTGCAGGTGGCAGCCCTCTCTTCTGTTCCTTGCTGTCAGGAGGGCGTAAGTGCTCCACCAACCCACTGAGTGTGCACAAAATGTCTGCAGTGCAAGAAAACAACATCAGGAACTCTCCCAATCCCTGGGCCCTCTGGAGGGAGAGAGGAACTGCTGTTTGTCTCACTCAGTAACCCGATATCACCGCCTCTCACCTTCTCCATCGTGCATGTCCCCAGCCACATGGGAAGCAAAAGCTGAGAACGAAGGGCAGATGGGAGAAGCTAATGAGAACTTCTCaatccttttcctctctttggGGATATAAAATAGGAATCCATTAATGATTGCTTTGCTGACTGAGAATGTAGTTGAAATTACTCCTAAACATCTTTATTACTATCTCAGTAGTAAGATCACACTGAATTCTTCCGTACACAGATGTGCTTTGTAGTCAGTGTGTAGCAGTGAaagccccagctgctgctccagtcAGAGGTGGTTGGTGGCAAGGTGGGGCTCTATCTCCTGGGCTAGCGAAGGAGTTTCATGAAGGAGAGTCTGGCACTTGACACCACTTCACCTTTCACTCAAAGGCTTTGGCCAGCCCATGGGTGGGTTAGAGACTCCAGCATGAAATGCCCTCCTCTCAGTAGGTGTTTGAGCTATAATGGGTGACATGGGGCATTGCAGCACTCTGCTGGACAAGCAAGTTAACTGCTATGGGGTTTTAAATTAATGTTTGATTCCTGTACATTTTACTGTAGCAAAGTGGCTAGCCCTGCAAAGGGCGGGCTACTCTGTGCATTCACAGCCTGACTCATTTTAATAGGTAGGTAGAaagctttcagtgtttttcattttttctttctctccccatCCTTCCATCTCTACCGGATGCTAGTAGTTTTATTGCCGATGTGCAACATCTTGCAGAAAGTAATCAGGAGTCCAGCAGGACTGGGTAAAGACGACAGTCAGCCTGGACAGCGTGGAGTGTACGAACCCCACAGGCATacaccagctctgcagaaacCCGTCCCCcgccctcccagcagcagccctcaaCTTTCAGTTCTAGAAGGAGATCTGAGGTGCCACGGACACGCGTGTGCAACCCACGCACGGAAGAAGCATAGTGCTGTTCGCATATGAAAAGgtgcagaagggaaaagaaaatgttttatttgctatttattAGGGGGAAAGAAGACTGGAAACGTCATTAAAGAAAAGGACAGCATTTTTGTTAGGTTTCCCAGGGAAGCTACGGAAACAATCGCAATGTCCGTTTGCTGTGTTTAGCAGTAGGGGTTTGTGTGATGATTCAGGATCTCTGGGCTGTAAGtctgctgcaaagcaaagcacacgCAGGAGCCTCAGTGACACTGGAGTCTGGGCAGCCCCAAAGAAcataaaaagggaaaactgaggCCCAGTACCCTTCTGAGGGTGTGAGCAGCTCCCCTACATTCTCCACCTTAGCAACATCACCGTTCTTTGTTGCATTTTGAAGatgtatttccttttaaaaagtcCAAAAAGTGAAGTTTCCACCCAATGCTAATATTGACTAAGCCTCCCCCACCCCCTACCTATCCCAGCCCCCTCAGTTTGTGTATTGAGCCGTGCGCCCCGGCAGCTGCGACATTCCAGTGTTAGAAGTGCCGCTGACTCTTGCACCCTCAGCGGGCTGACCAGGTTCACCACCTCAGTCCTGGCAGTGCCAGGTCCCAGCGCACCGCTCCACTTGTGCATGAGAACCCGGTGTCAGGAACACGGCCGGCTCTCGGCTGGGACTCCCATCCCGCCCTCCGGCACCCGGGGGAGCGAGGGAAGGGACCCCGACAGAAACTGGTTTGTGTCGTaagctttttttgtgttttttgtctgtctgtgcaagaactgcagctgctgaaatcAGCTTTGCCTTTAATTAAACCATGTTCTCTCCACCCAGGTCTGTGTGTTACGTTTATTTCCCCATGTAACTCAGCTGCAGCCTTTGAAAAACGCGTTatttttctggagaaatgggaAGAAGGTTCAAagttcaatatttttttttttccaatttgaaaGAAAACGAAATAAATGGCAGAGATTCTGGCTTGGGCTGAGTGCAGATAATTGGATCGTGGTTTTGTACTGCCGGCGTATGATGTGTGTTATGTATGGAACCAAAAAGCTGGGCTGGTAGCAGCTTCCAAAGCTTAAACCTGATTAGAGCAcgggcagcaggagctgaaggacacgcagccttctgctgctgccctgctgcaaaTCAGGATGGCACCTGCACTGCTCCAGTTTTGAGAGGTcgtgaggttttttttaatccagaataagttccttttaaaataaatatgggATGTAGGTAATGGGGTTGTACGGGATAATTGTCAGTTGGCGCAGGGCATGGCTGTGTGGTGCCTTTTGGTTCAGTTCTTGAGGCTAGCAATGATGTTTTAAGGAAGTAGATTCTGTTTGCGAGTTCCTGGTCCAAAGCTTCCCAAACTCCTCAGTCagtttttccctgcttttcatAGAACCACTGcgtggcctgggttgaaaaggaccacagtgatcatccagtgtccacccccctgctacgtgcagggttgccaaccaccagaccaggctgcccagagccacatccagcctggccttgaatgcctccagggatggggcatccacagcctccttgggcaaggAGCTGATATACTCTGTGGAAGCTCTGCCCAGGGCAGgtcagtggggcagagctgctgctacCAAGCCTGCTGGTAAGCACAGTCCTTGGGACTGACTGTACTCCTAGCAGGGAGATGGctagcaacttttttttttcagtatgtgtTTTATACACAGCAACACAAATggtaacacacacaaaaataaagcttttaatACACGCAGCAACAATATTTTAGGTCTGTTTTCAGACGCAGTGACTAATGTGGGAACTTCTCAGCTGCAACACTTGaattcttaatttctttcagtGTCCATGTCTCCTTACACTCTTCTGAAATCAGATTTATGGGTCTTTAGTGTTACCATCTCGAACAAAAGCAGAGGGGAAGATGCCTATCTTGCCATTGCATTGCCCTTCCAACCAGTCTTCATTCACTGCAAGATAAAATTGGCACAGTTTTTGTCACCGTAGGGCTGTGCAGGAGCACGATTACCTtcttgtgctgcaggcaggcctGAGGTCACCATTTTGAGATCATCTGCAGGTAAAGAGCCTGGTGGAGAGGTGAATGgaagcagggaggaggagcGCAGAGGAGAGGTAGATAGCAAAGTCTGTAAGGTAAGAAAAACCTCAGAAGAGTAGCCAGAAAAGGGTGCCAAGTGAGAGGCATTGGAATGCCAGCACTCTGGAACGTCACAGTCTCTTTGCTCCTAACACTGGGCATCGTGCAGGGTCAGAAGGAAGCAAGGATACACTGATCAGTATGCTTGAACACAGCTGAGGTGAAGCTCTCCCATCATCTTGCAATTGTTAGGGCAGCAGGTTGTGTGTCCTTTCCCTTGGCTTCCACCTGCAGTTTGTGCTCGTGCCAGCTGTCCCTGTCACCTTATCTGACTGGTGTGAAGCCTTTGCATTCGATGCAAACCTTCTCAGCCCATTTTCCACCTGAAGGTGGCAGACTGCAGTTTGCAGGAGCAGCATCCTATTggtgcaggctgctgcaggtgTTTGGCACCTCAGAGCCAGGCGCACGCTCTCCCTCCCATCTCCCACGGTGGCAGAAGCACAATTACCTTTGGACAAAACAAGTATCACATCTCCAGCCTGAAACTCCAGGTCTTCGGGCTGGGTGGCCTCGTAACTGTACTGTGCTACCACTTGGGTTGGTCCcgtctctgctgctgcctgctgcggCTCCTCTGGTTTGCTGTCAGGTAAAAATCCCTCTCCCTAGGGCAGGAAGGAAGCTGGTGAAGTCACCCTGTGGCTTCAGCTTTGTACCAGAACGTGGCAGATAAGCTCTGCTTAAGCTTCAGCCTTTGCCAGCGGCACCGACCTCCGTGCAGTCACACCACACCGTCAGGCACTGATCCTTGCTGTGGCTCCAAGCTTCCTCCAGGTTCTGTGCGCTCAGAGTCACCAGCTCTCCGCTAGCTGCAGACTTGTACCTGGGCACCAGAGGACACAGGTAAGGGGAGAGCCACGAAAACTCGGCTCCTGCAGCGGGCAGTTCTCACCTCAGCATTGTGtgctcaggctgcagctccagcttgTCGCAAACCAGGCCCAGGAGCTCCTTGTAGGACAGGTCTGGCTTGACTTGCATGGCAACTGTGTACTTGTAATGCACCTTAAGAACGTAGGGCTTGGGGATGTCTGGTTCAGATTCCTGCAGGTGGTGAATTGGGGTGTCAGGCTTCTCCCTGCTCTCACAGCACGGGGAGTTTGGCTATGGGCAGGGAAAGGAACTGGGGCATAAGGCTGCTGAGTGACAGCTGAGCTCAAGGAACCATCTCACTGAATGCTGGCAGTCCTCAATACTTCTGGAGCAGGCCACTAAAGCCATGTTGCACGTGTGGCTAGTTGCCTGCCCTGGGTTTGGCCTGGGAGTGAGGGCAGTAATGCACTGGGCACCTATGGATCACAGTGTGGCTTCCCAGTGACTGAGCTCAAGGTGTGCTCCCACCCCTCTGCACCTGTTCTCACTTGGGATTGCTGCTTCTCCTGGAAGAGACCTCCCACGCTCTATGAAACGCGGACctgtgctctgccttcccaccacAGCACAAGGTCTTACCTTACTGGCTTCTCTCTGTTGCGTTGATGTAACAGGAACGCAGtctgaggaggaaggaaaagatgggTCAACAAGTGGAGTGGCGTAAGCATTACTGCTGTGGCCATAAATGTGTTTCCAGATCCTCTCAGCCCTTCTCTTCAACACCCACTGTaatctgcagcagcaccacccaGCCCCGGAGCCAGCTGTGGCTGCCCAAACAGATCGGTGTCAGCTGCAGTGAGGTTCTTCTGTGGGATTGCTCAGTAACCGCTGAGAGAAGAGGTTAGGGCTCTGCCTTGCCTGCCGTGTTTCAGGTGGTCACTGTGCTCACGTTGTAGGgtctgttctgtgtttgtagGAATTGGAGCTTTAGGTGGGATTCCGTTCCTCCTGGCCTTGGATATACCAATGCGTTTGCAAGCACAAACAACGATGTATGTTGTCCTCTGTCATACGGCTGCTTCTGGCAGCTAATAACCTCAAATACGGGACTTTGCAGACAAAACAGGAACCCTAAGCAACAATTTcagccagcagtgccctgcCGTGGTTTGCAGCCCCTCCCACCTGGCCATAGGCAGCTGCATGGCCGTGGTGCCACCAGCCCTGCCCAAGTGCTGAGGTGCGCCAGCCACACATTTCCTTCCCAGAGTGGTCACAGCTCCCCATAACTGGACCAGCACTAAAATAATCCCAGGTGCCCTGCTTTACAGAGAAGCCTGTAATGCACATTCCGCTCTGGGATTTATGCAAGCTGGGTCACTCGCCCTGATGCTTTCCCCGGGCCCTTTTTCCCATTAGCTGCTGCCCTAATTAAGAGCAAAAAGGGAACCTCGAACTTTCTTTTGTTCcatcctcagtgctgcagttgCAGCATTGCCTCCTGTTTTAATGCCTGCACTCCAAAAGAGGCAGAGATGGCCCCCAGCCCTGGTTCTCCACAGGACACAGTATCCAAGAGACTGCCCCTACAGTTCCCCCGTCCCTCCCCCCCGTACACTGACCTGGTGCTGGCCGCCGGGGCcttggagcagtgctgctgggtggcTCAGGGATGTCAGGCTCGAGAGGGGCCTCGTCCTGTGCCGATGGGAAAAGGACAGCACTGGCACTCAGCATCCCTAAGggagtgggcacagccccagggtGCTGCTGCCTTGGGAACCCCCTCCTGCCACTCGAGGCAGGAGTCCTGGGACTGAGTTCTGCCTACTGTCTGTTGatttggggtggaaaagggCAGTTCTGGCCTCTGTGAGAGCAAACCCATTTAGGAGGCAGTGTCTGATGAGTACGTCCAGAGCTGTCTTCTTGAGGTGTGTTTGGAGATTTGAACTGGGCAGGGTGAATTCACTACCCCTTCACCTCCCCAGTGCTACCACCTCCCTCCCCAGGGGTCATCAGCACGGGGTCTGCACAGATTTTGCAGGTTCTGAGCTTGTGCTGAGATAGCCATAAGCCAGGAGTCCTACAGCATTGTAAGGGAGAGAGATTTGCAGGCATGCATCCTGCTGGGTGATCTACGTCACATCCTGGGGCCACCAGCTTCTCCTGGGCTCCTTACCTGGACGTGCAGCTTGTGCTGGAGCTCCATGGGCTCAAGGAAGTTGCAGGGGACGATCCCTTTCTGCAGGGAAGAGACAAGGGAGGAGCATGTGGTGGGAAGCAGTCGACTGAGCGTTGCTGGGACTTGGGTTAGCTGCTGCACAACCGGTGGGTTTTGctgaattatagaatggcctgggttgaaaaggaccttaaagatcatctggtttcaacccctgTGAACAGCCTTGGATCATCTTGAAATGATTACTTGAACGTCCAGTAGATTGAAGATAAGAGAATGATTTCTGTGTGGTACCCTAAGATGGGCAGCTTGGGTGACCCAGCTCTCTTAATTGCCTTGGGCACATGTGGTCAGACAAGCAAAGCAGCACATCTGGCCCCTGCCTGGTAGGAGCAACAGGAGCAGGACACCAGGAGGTTGCCTTTACCAGCTCATAGCCATCTGCCCTCAGACTCGAATAGGGGATGCAAGGAAACTAGGTTCAGAAACCCCATTATTGCCCTGCCAGTCCTCTGAAGAACCCCCGCTTGTGCCAGGCAGAACCTCCTACCTTCCCATTGAACATCACTGTAGCCCAGttgtccttctctttcttcaggACAAAGACGATGTTTCCTGGCAGAACCTGGAGCTCCTCAGCAGTTTCAGGGATGAACTCATACAGGACGCGGTGTGGCTGCCCTTCAAGAGCCCTGGGAATGGAAGCCAGCATCATGTCAGGAGAGGAGGTGGTGCCACTGTTCTACCTCACAGGGAGCCTAAACTCTGCTCCcttatttctctcctcctttcccccactGGTTCTGAACACTCAGCTGAATGGTGCAGGACATGGCTGCACCATGTGTGTTAGCAATGCTGCCAATGCTTCATCCAACCTACCTGAGGATTTCTGGTGTCTTGGGCCTGGGTGGAGGCCCAGAGGCCTGTGAAcaagaagacagaaggaaattcATCATAATCTGGAGGATTTGGGTTGCTTTTCAGAAACGTCCTGCAGTCCTTTCCTATGCCTGTTGTCCTCCCTGTGCGGGTCCCTCCTTCTCACACTGGTGTCAGGTCATCAGTTTCCTTCTCCACTCAGCCCTTATGAATCTTATGGGGAGGGTTTGTCACCTCCCCGAGCTCCCTACCCAAAGCCACCACCCACTGGGGCATGGGGTGCGTTCCCAGGGCCTGGTTTCCCCATAACCTCTGCTCAGACATGAGTGGGCTTGGGCTGTGACCTCTGGTGAAGAAAGCAGCTGGGATGTGGGAGCAGCTTCCTCCTCACCCTGGCTGTGGTAGGAAGCTTGGGGTGGTGACGCTGCTCTTTGCTCATCACTGTCATCAAGATGACCCCACCGCTGTGTATGCCCAAAGCTCCGTGTCACCACTGTCACCCAAATGTCCCCTTCCCTGTGTATGCTTGAAGCTCTGCACCACGTGCACTGCAGGGGATCGGTTCCTTACCTGCGGTTGGAGGGGAGCAAATCCTGAAAAACTGTCTTTGTCCACCACGGATGCCACCACCTACAGCCAAAGGAAGACATGCTGTGACTTGGTGCTCTTCTTAGCTCTCTGACATCCACTGTCCTCCTTTGCTGCCATCCAAGTCAACCTCCTTGGGTGTGGGCGCTCTGGGTTTGCTTTCCCCGGCAGCGCTGGCACTGGGGTGTCCATTCTGCCTCCCAGGTTGAGGGTGCACCCCAGTGCTTGGACCTTGCACAGTAACATGGGAGAAGCCCTGCTCAATTGTCTGAGCTGCTTCAGGCTGAGCAGAGGCAGTACAGGAGGTTACTTGTGGGTGTAAGATCTTGGCTCGGTTTGAAGCTCCAGTGGGACCTTTCCACCTCACCACTGAGTGACCATCCCTCACTTCTCACTAAGGAAACTGAAAATGGGCCATGCTGAGCCACATAGATAAAAGGGTATTTCTGTGAGCTTAACTCTGCTATTCCCACATAGTCCCGGTGCCTGCAGCATCCCCAAGGTGTGGGCCGGCTTTGCACCCCTGTGCTCAgcaagcacagctcagtgcttgATGGCTGCAAGGCAGAGAGGGCAATCAGCATCTctcttcagcctgcagaagtgGCTTGCATTAATGCTCCTTTCTTACCATGGCTTTTCCCAGGTAGTCCTTCTTCTCCAGCTGAGcaacttgcttttcatttggTCGAAACAGCTTCCCTGTGGGAATTGCCACTGGCTCATAGAGCTTCTGCTTCTGTAGCGGGGAAAAGTCATAGAAccgttaaggttggaaaagacttttaagatcatctatCGTGGACCTCCATGGGCAGGCACTGTGCTGAGacctgctgctcctcaccagGATGGCTTCCATTGCCCTGTCAATCTTGTTGTGCTGGGGCTCACTCTTTGAGCTCATTGCCAGTGTCAGGTGCTCCTCGGCTTTCTTCCAGTTCTCCATGGTGGCATACACCAGCGCGATGTTGTAAAGGATCTGCAGAGGGATGGGAGCAAGGAAATGGTCTTTTAGAGGCACTAGACCCTTGCTGTGGGTGTTTTTTGCTACCCTAATGACATCCTTGGGTAACACCAGCTCTCTATCCCCACCCTAGCGTGCTTGATTTTTTTGCAAGgcatgaatcatagaatccttcaggttggaaaagacctcttagATCACCAAATCCATCCCCACCGTGctcactaaccacatccctcagtgccacatcttcacagTTCTTGGACACCTTTAGGGATGGCGACtccaacacctccctgggcagctgtgccactgcatcaccactctttggAGGAGAAATGTTCCtcatacccaacctgaacctcccctggcgcaacttgaggccattccctcttatcCTATCCAGGATGCAGAGTCCAATCCCACCTCACcgcagcctcctttcaggcagttgcagagcaatgaggtctcccctgagctcctcttctccacactgctcagctgctccccatcgcACTGTGCCCCACACCCTGCACAGCTCcgtgcccttctct is a window of Gallus gallus isolate bGalGal1 chromosome 8, bGalGal1.mat.broiler.GRCg7b, whole genome shotgun sequence DNA encoding:
- the NCF2 gene encoding neutrophil cytosol factor 2, with translation MSLVETIRLWQEGVCAADGKEWGAALKAFTAVQNPPAKICFNIGCTHLVLGQLAEAEEAFTQSISCDKHLAVAYFQRGTVFYKRHNHEMALKDFKEALAQLRGNQLIDYKILGLRYRLFACEILYNIALVYATMENWKKAEEHLTLAMSSKSEPQHNKIDRAMEAILKQKLYEPVAIPTGKLFRPNEKQVAQLEKKDYLGKAMVVASVVDKDSFSGFAPLQPQASGPPPRPKTPEILRALEGQPHRVLYEFIPETAEELQVLPGNIVFVLKKEKDNWATVMFNGKKGIVPCNFLEPMELQHKLHVQDEAPLEPDIPEPPSSTAPRPRRPAPDCVPVTSTQQREASKESEPDIPKPYVLKVHYKYTVAMQVKPDLSYKELLGLVCDKLELQPEHTMLRYKSAASGELVTLSAQNLEEAWSHSKDQCLTVWCDCTEGEGFLPDSKPEEPQQAAAETGPTQVVAQYSYEATQPEDLEFQAGDVILVLSKVNEDWLEGQCNGKIGIFPSAFVRDGNTKDP